The Cellulophaga sp. L1A9 genome window below encodes:
- a CDS encoding dipeptide epimerase has translation MELQLKKYILPLKHTFSISRESHDFQDTLIASLSLNGQTGYGEATSNPYYKISVESMMAEINAIRSEIEQYTFTTPEVFHAFTTSKGLSNFAICALDLAAHDLYGKLKGKPLYEIWNTNLNHYPTTNYTIGIASIEKMVAKMQETPWPIYKIKLGTDDDVNIVKELRKHTDAIFRIDANCAWTAEETIFNAPLLKELGVEFLEQPLKADDWDGMEKVMHHSVLPIIADESCILERDVEKCSLHFSGINIKLTKCGGLTPALRMIKEGKELGLKVMVGCMTESSVGISAIAQLLPQLDYVDMDGSMLLKEDIADGIIINKDASLIYPTLGGSGVTLR, from the coding sequence ATGGAGCTTCAATTAAAAAAATACATTTTACCTTTAAAACATACTTTTAGTATTTCTAGAGAATCTCATGATTTTCAGGATACGTTAATTGCAAGCTTAAGTTTAAATGGCCAAACGGGATACGGAGAAGCTACTTCCAATCCTTACTATAAAATTTCAGTAGAGAGTATGATGGCAGAGATAAATGCCATACGATCAGAAATAGAACAGTACACATTCACCACCCCTGAAGTATTTCATGCCTTTACAACTAGTAAAGGTCTTTCTAATTTTGCCATTTGTGCTTTAGATTTAGCAGCTCATGATCTTTATGGCAAACTAAAAGGGAAGCCATTATATGAAATTTGGAATACAAACTTAAACCACTACCCTACTACAAATTACACCATTGGTATTGCAAGTATCGAAAAAATGGTAGCCAAGATGCAAGAAACACCATGGCCTATCTACAAAATAAAATTAGGAACAGATGATGATGTTAACATCGTAAAGGAATTGCGCAAACATACAGATGCTATTTTTAGGATTGATGCCAATTGTGCTTGGACCGCAGAAGAAACTATTTTTAATGCTCCGCTTTTAAAAGAATTAGGTGTAGAATTTTTAGAACAACCCCTAAAAGCTGATGATTGGGATGGTATGGAAAAAGTAATGCATCATAGCGTTCTACCCATTATTGCTGATGAAAGTTGTATTTTAGAACGTGACGTAGAAAAATGTAGTCTTCATTTTAGTGGTATCAATATTAAATTAACAAAATGTGGCGGATTGACCCCTGCATTACGAATGATTAAGGAAGGAAAAGAATTAGGTCTAAAAGTAATGGTGGGCTGTATGACCGAGTCTTCTGTAGGCATCTCTGCAATTGCCCAATTATTACCGCAATTGGACTATGTGGATATGGACGGTTCTATGCTACTAAAAGAAGATATCGCAGATGGCATTATTATTAATAAAGA
- a CDS encoding head GIN domain-containing protein, with product MTTLVRIALTLALSIFLTSCGMDIKIGEFGSGVKGNGIVTKDIRPVNEDFTEISASEGLEVIVTQADVFEITVEADENIIDLIGTDINNNVLKIHAIENIGNATKKVYVSLPNISELKSSSGANVTAKNTIKSDKLTIDSSSGSLVDVTIATDDLTIDASSGANLKILGETTHATIDASSGSNVSGKKLAAKFCNAEASSGANVDINVSETLHADASSGGNISYSGKAQVNSNKSVSGSVTYND from the coding sequence ATGACAACTTTAGTAAGAATTGCACTCACACTAGCACTAAGCATATTTTTAACCTCCTGCGGAATGGATATAAAAATAGGCGAATTTGGCTCTGGCGTTAAAGGAAACGGAATAGTAACCAAAGACATTAGACCCGTAAATGAAGATTTTACCGAAATTTCTGCATCAGAAGGTTTAGAAGTAATTGTAACCCAAGCAGATGTTTTTGAAATAACGGTAGAAGCAGATGAGAATATTATTGATTTAATAGGAACAGATATTAATAACAACGTCCTTAAGATTCATGCAATAGAAAACATTGGTAATGCTACTAAAAAAGTATATGTTTCTTTACCTAATATATCAGAATTAAAAAGTTCTAGTGGTGCAAATGTAACAGCAAAAAACACCATTAAATCAGACAAATTAACTATAGATTCAAGTAGTGGTTCTTTAGTTGACGTAACCATTGCAACAGATGATTTAACTATTGATGCCAGTAGTGGTGCTAATCTTAAAATTCTAGGAGAAACAACGCATGCAACTATTGATGCTAGTAGTGGGTCAAATGTGAGCGGTAAAAAGTTAGCTGCAAAATTTTGTAACGCAGAAGCAAGTAGTGGTGCGAATGTTGACATCAATGTTTCAGAAACATTACATGCAGATGCTAGTAGTGGAGGGAATATATCTTATTCTGGCAAAGCACAAGTAAATTCTAATAAAAGTGTTTCCGGTAGTGTAACTTACAACGATTAA
- a CDS encoding PspC domain-containing protein: MNKTVNINLANILFHIDENAYNKMRRYLESVKRSFANTPGSDEILADIEARIAELFHEKLANERQVITTKEVDEVIAIMGQPEDYMVDEDIFDDEPVAASKEPKRVKKLYRDIEAKYVAGVSAGIGHYIGLDPIWVRILWIIFTVGSGGSFALIYGLLWILIPEAKTTAQKLDMRGEDVNISNIERKVKEGFDEVADRVKNVDYEKVGNKVKSSGKTFFDTLGEIIMFFFKIIGKFVGILLIITGGAGLIAMLVGFFTVGVFDTVHLGPLNLYELVDATDTPFWIVALFAFLLVAIPLFFLMYLGLKILITNLKSIGSVAKFTLLGLWLISLIAIMILGGKQAASRAFWDSAITDNEYYLNSPNDTLNIAFASNDLHWNRRTLNIGDMVVSYDDNGQEILSSKDVEFNFRTSKDSLIHIEIQKNANGKSFPNARETAEKINYNYTFEGNTLELNEFLTTRRENKFKNQEVRVFIYLPKGMKIKFLNNADNCWRINTKNNSDVNDCDVSDFKWIMGNNGTLNCLDCLEEEIDNPEGNNRVKINEDGINININDNGEKGKIKIDEDGIDIDVNDNGESFILKIDENGIRVNTNENQ; the protein is encoded by the coding sequence ATGAACAAGACTGTAAATATAAACCTCGCTAACATACTTTTTCATATTGATGAAAATGCGTACAACAAAATGCGACGCTATTTGGAATCTGTAAAAAGATCATTTGCAAATACCCCTGGAAGCGATGAGATTTTGGCCGATATTGAAGCTAGAATTGCAGAACTCTTTCATGAAAAATTAGCCAATGAACGTCAAGTAATTACGACGAAAGAAGTAGATGAAGTCATCGCTATAATGGGACAGCCAGAAGATTATATGGTGGATGAGGATATTTTTGATGATGAACCTGTAGCCGCTTCTAAAGAACCTAAAAGGGTTAAAAAATTATACCGAGATATTGAAGCAAAATATGTTGCAGGTGTATCTGCCGGTATTGGTCATTATATAGGCCTAGATCCAATATGGGTTCGCATTCTTTGGATTATTTTTACTGTTGGATCTGGAGGAAGTTTTGCGCTTATTTATGGACTACTATGGATATTGATTCCTGAGGCCAAAACAACCGCTCAAAAATTAGACATGCGTGGTGAAGATGTAAACATCAGCAATATTGAACGTAAAGTAAAAGAAGGTTTTGATGAAGTTGCAGACCGTGTAAAAAACGTTGATTATGAAAAAGTAGGAAATAAGGTTAAAAGTAGTGGCAAAACTTTTTTTGATACCCTTGGAGAAATCATCATGTTTTTCTTTAAAATTATAGGAAAATTTGTAGGTATCTTACTTATAATTACCGGAGGCGCTGGATTAATTGCCATGCTGGTAGGTTTCTTTACTGTAGGTGTTTTTGATACTGTTCATCTTGGTCCTTTAAACTTATATGAACTGGTAGATGCAACAGATACCCCTTTTTGGATTGTAGCACTATTCGCATTCTTATTGGTGGCTATACCGCTGTTCTTTCTAATGTATCTTGGTTTAAAAATTCTTATCACCAATTTAAAATCTATAGGATCTGTTGCTAAGTTTACCTTATTAGGCTTATGGTTAATTTCATTAATTGCCATTATGATACTGGGAGGCAAACAAGCTGCTTCAAGAGCATTTTGGGATAGTGCAATAACAGACAATGAATATTACTTAAATAGCCCTAACGACACTTTAAATATCGCTTTCGCCTCTAATGATTTACATTGGAATAGAAGAACATTAAATATTGGTGATATGGTAGTTAGTTATGATGATAACGGACAAGAAATTTTATCTTCTAAAGACGTCGAATTTAATTTCAGAACTTCTAAAGATTCACTCATTCATATAGAAATTCAGAAAAATGCCAACGGAAAGTCATTTCCAAATGCTAGAGAAACTGCAGAAAAAATAAATTACAACTATACTTTTGAGGGAAATACCTTAGAACTGAATGAATTCTTAACGACAAGAAGAGAAAACAAATTTAAAAATCAAGAGGTTCGTGTTTTTATCTACTTACCAAAAGGTATGAAAATAAAATTTTTGAATAATGCTGATAATTGTTGGAGAATTAACACCAAAAACAATTCGGATGTTAACGACTGTGATGTCTCTGATTTCAAATGGATAATGGGGAACAATGGAACGCTAAATTGTTTAGACTGCTTGGAAGAAGAAATAGATAATCCTGAAGGGAATAACCGAGTGAAAATAAATGAAGACGGTATTAATATTAACATCAATGACAATGGAGAAAAGGGCAAAATAAAAATAGATGAAGACGGTATTGATATTGATGTGAACGATAATGGCGAGTCTTTCATTTTAAAAATTGATGAAAATGGAATCCGAGTAAACACTAATGAAAATCAATAA
- a CDS encoding PadR family transcriptional regulator: MNVENTKAQMRKGVLEYCILSILNGEDKYASEILETLKNAKMLVVEGTIYPLLTRLKNAGLLNYRWEESTSGPPRKYYTLTETGKLFLKELDTTWDELRSATNLVTNNKNN, from the coding sequence ATGAATGTAGAAAATACAAAGGCGCAAATGCGAAAAGGTGTTCTGGAATATTGCATCCTCTCTATCCTAAACGGAGAAGATAAATATGCTTCAGAAATTCTTGAAACGCTAAAAAATGCTAAAATGCTAGTTGTTGAGGGTACTATTTACCCTTTACTAACTCGACTAAAAAATGCAGGCCTATTAAATTACCGTTGGGAAGAGTCTACTTCTGGACCACCAAGAAAATACTATACCTTAACTGAAACCGGTAAACTATTCTTAAAAGAATTGGATACCACTTGGGATGAATTGCGAAGTGCTACGAACCTAGTGACCAACAACAAAAACAACTAA
- a CDS encoding DUF4870 domain-containing protein — MTDTLSKHEKNLSAILHASTFSKFFIPFGNFILPLILWTANKNEYKYVDYNGKQALNFQLSLLLYSFILGIISIPFFIGLFPSVFDFGNFSFGNLNHFNTMNFHFDSSDFRFGSWLIPFGVTGLLHGALFVLNIVYTILAVIKTNEGQPFAYPLTIQFIK, encoded by the coding sequence ATGACAGATACCTTATCAAAACACGAAAAAAACCTCTCTGCGATTTTGCATGCATCAACGTTTTCAAAGTTTTTTATTCCTTTTGGAAACTTCATTTTACCCTTGATTCTATGGACCGCAAATAAGAATGAATATAAGTATGTGGATTATAATGGAAAACAGGCGTTAAACTTTCAATTGAGTTTATTACTGTATTCTTTTATCCTTGGAATTATAAGTATTCCTTTTTTTATCGGTTTATTTCCAAGCGTATTTGATTTTGGTAATTTTTCATTTGGAAATTTAAATCACTTTAATACTATGAATTTTCACTTTGATAGTAGTGATTTTAGGTTTGGCTCTTGGTTAATTCCTTTTGGAGTTACAGGTTTATTGCACGGAGCTTTATTTGTCTTAAATATCGTATATACCATTTTAGCTGTTATAAAAACCAATGAAGGTCAGCCCTTTGCATATCCATTAACCATTCAATTTATAAAGTAA
- a CDS encoding DUF4442 domain-containing protein yields MGVSASKFNSFTFFKLPSAWWCGVRLRHIDQKKAVVTVTHRWVNQNPFKSMFWAVQGMAAELTTGAMMIDQIKESGHKISMLVANNNASFTKKATGKITFTCEDGHLIQEGIDKTVATGEGQTIWMKSVGVNTDGVVVSTFNFEWTIKLRKK; encoded by the coding sequence ATGGGAGTTTCCGCAAGTAAGTTTAATTCGTTTACATTTTTTAAATTGCCTTCTGCTTGGTGGTGTGGCGTACGTTTACGTCATATAGATCAAAAAAAAGCAGTAGTAACGGTAACGCACAGATGGGTGAATCAAAATCCTTTTAAATCCATGTTCTGGGCAGTTCAAGGTATGGCAGCAGAATTAACTACTGGAGCCATGATGATTGATCAAATTAAAGAGAGCGGACATAAAATTTCTATGTTAGTAGCAAATAACAATGCTAGTTTTACAAAAAAAGCTACAGGCAAAATTACATTTACTTGCGAAGATGGTCATCTAATTCAAGAGGGTATTGATAAAACGGTAGCTACGGGAGAAGGGCAAACTATTTGGATGAAGTCCGTTGGAGTAAATACAGATGGCGTAGTCGTATCTACCTTTAACTTTGAATGGACCATAAAGTTAAGAAAAAAATAA
- a CDS encoding DUF6268 family outer membrane beta-barrel protein — protein sequence MRKLVIIFILSSVGVGFAQEMGSVYIDSEILPNTEVGTIKKNKVGFDIPLKTITGKETISLFGEYQNLNIGYVDKDVPFETYQIDNFQTFSLGLLYDRILENGWGFSLKLAPQISSNFDIQEIDGRDVFINGTLLFDKLNEEKQSMWSFGVEYDAQNGLNFPIPIIAYTKRLDEKWAYKIGFPDARLKWTLHKNHNFEAFTTLDGFAGNINDDVEIYKTDYVGTLKNTYLVGGLGYNITFLNNFEFNAKVGYSAFNTMEVQDYDTDEIYDFDMENGAYYNFGLKYNLNKKSKVKSPY from the coding sequence ATGCGAAAATTGGTAATTATCTTTATTCTTAGTTCAGTAGGAGTAGGCTTCGCTCAAGAAATGGGAAGTGTTTATATTGATTCTGAAATTTTACCTAATACTGAGGTAGGAACTATAAAAAAAAATAAAGTAGGTTTTGATATTCCTTTAAAGACCATTACGGGTAAAGAAACAATTAGCTTATTTGGAGAATATCAAAATTTAAATATTGGCTATGTGGATAAAGATGTGCCTTTTGAAACCTATCAAATTGACAACTTTCAAACCTTTAGTTTAGGTCTTTTGTATGATAGAATTCTTGAAAACGGCTGGGGTTTTTCTTTGAAATTAGCGCCGCAAATATCTTCAAATTTCGATATTCAAGAGATTGATGGTCGAGATGTTTTTATAAATGGAACTTTACTATTTGATAAATTAAACGAAGAAAAACAATCCATGTGGAGTTTTGGGGTGGAGTATGATGCTCAAAATGGCTTAAATTTTCCAATCCCTATAATTGCATACACAAAACGTTTGGATGAAAAATGGGCCTACAAAATTGGGTTTCCTGATGCAAGATTAAAATGGACTTTACATAAAAATCATAATTTCGAAGCATTTACTACTTTAGATGGTTTTGCTGGTAATATTAATGATGATGTGGAGATTTATAAAACAGATTATGTAGGTACTTTAAAAAACACTTATTTAGTGGGCGGCTTAGGGTATAACATAACATTCCTTAATAACTTTGAGTTTAATGCCAAAGTGGGATATTCCGCTTTTAATACCATGGAAGTTCAGGATTATGATACGGATGAGATTTATGATTTTGACATGGAGAATGGGGCCTACTATAATTTTGGATTGAAATACAATTTAAATAAAAAGTCAAAAGTTAAAAGTCCATATTAA